The Campylobacter ureolyticus ACS-301-V-Sch3b genome has a segment encoding these proteins:
- the hisS gene encoding histidine--tRNA ligase, whose protein sequence is MIKALRGMKDIIDNGNLYRHIIKICEETAENFGYNFVEIPKLEETSLFIRSVGESSDIVNKEMYEFKDKSDNSICLRPEGTAGVVRAFIEHKFDKAGGVRKYFYHGSMFRYERPQKGRFREFHQFGIECFGENSVYEDASVIIIGAQILKRLNIKTTLKINSLGDKNCMPIYKEKLVKFLNSQTLCDDCQRRIKTNPIRVLDCKNESCQKALQNAPLITENLNDECKSDFEKLKEILTKNNIEFEVDPKLVRGLDYYTKTAFEFVSDELGSQSAVLGGGRYDNLVEYLGGKPTFGVGFALGIERVMEILSIRNKEEKRDGIYLCALDDKFIDEIYSLGLDLRKKYKVEVSYEAKNPAKHLKSADNLNKLIFLCIGENEFKNNEIWYKNLENGDNQKIKLSNLEGKLNEQ, encoded by the coding sequence ATGATAAAAGCACTTAGAGGGATGAAAGATATCATAGATAATGGTAATTTATATAGACATATTATTAAAATTTGTGAAGAAACAGCAGAAAATTTTGGGTATAACTTTGTAGAAATTCCAAAACTTGAAGAAACTTCACTTTTTATAAGAAGTGTTGGTGAAAGTAGCGATATAGTAAATAAAGAGATGTATGAGTTTAAGGATAAAAGCGATAATAGTATTTGTCTTAGGCCAGAAGGAACTGCGGGCGTTGTAAGAGCCTTTATAGAGCATAAATTTGATAAAGCTGGTGGAGTTAGAAAATACTTTTATCATGGTTCTATGTTTAGGTACGAAAGACCACAAAAAGGTCGTTTTAGAGAATTTCACCAATTTGGAATAGAGTGTTTTGGGGAAAATTCAGTTTATGAAGATGCAAGTGTTATTATAATAGGAGCTCAGATTTTAAAACGCCTTAATATAAAAACAACTTTAAAAATAAACTCCTTAGGTGATAAAAACTGTATGCCTATTTATAAAGAAAAACTAGTTAAGTTTTTAAACTCACAAACTCTTTGTGATGATTGCCAAAGAAGAATTAAAACAAACCCAATAAGAGTGCTTGATTGCAAAAATGAATCTTGCCAAAAAGCTCTTCAAAACGCACCTTTGATAACAGAAAATTTAAACGATGAGTGTAAAAGTGACTTTGAAAAACTTAAAGAAATACTAACTAAAAACAACATTGAATTTGAAGTTGATCCAAAGCTAGTTCGTGGACTTGATTATTACACTAAAACAGCTTTTGAATTTGTAAGCGATGAGCTTGGCTCACAAAGTGCAGTTTTAGGTGGTGGAAGATATGATAATTTAGTTGAGTATTTAGGTGGAAAACCTACTTTTGGTGTTGGATTTGCTCTTGGGATTGAAAGGGTAATGGAAATTTTATCTATAAGAAATAAAGAAGAAAAAAGAGATGGAATTTATCTTTGCGCACTAGATGATAAATTTATAGATGAAATTTACTCTTTGGGGCTGGATTTAAGAAAAAAATATAAAGTCGAAGTAAGCTACGAGGCTAAAAATCCTGCAAAACATCTAAAATCAGCTGATAACTTAAATAAACTGATATTTCTTTGCATCGGCGAAAATGAGTTTAAAAATAAC